The Nitrospirota bacterium genome has a segment encoding these proteins:
- a CDS encoding P-loop NTPase: MDKKTICSILGPKGGVGKSNVSANLAISLAQMGKRVIAVDLDLGGANLHAILGVKEVRYTLEDLILRKVKTLQETAIDSGFKNLRVICGGTDVHNIANISFQQKVKLINHIARLDCDVVILDLAAGSSYNVVDFAFIANRNLLVTTPEVTSLMKVYTFIKSAVFRLLTVIFRDAKVVDLLDIVERAKDVSANPHLKSIENVLNEAEKISPAAVVLARKKLGSFIPDIVINRVQSKNDAQVGTVVAKLLKDYVGIESNVLAYIPEDEAVKKAILTLKPVMAASPQSEFSKSILKIAAALTT; the protein is encoded by the coding sequence ATGGATAAAAAAACAATATGCTCAATTTTGGGGCCAAAGGGCGGCGTTGGAAAGTCCAATGTATCGGCAAATCTGGCCATCTCACTTGCTCAGATGGGCAAGCGGGTGATAGCCGTTGACCTTGACCTGGGCGGAGCAAATCTTCATGCGATTTTAGGAGTAAAAGAGGTTCGTTATACGCTTGAGGATTTAATTTTACGGAAAGTTAAGACACTTCAGGAGACAGCGATAGATTCCGGTTTTAAGAATCTCAGAGTCATATGCGGAGGCACTGATGTTCATAATATAGCAAACATATCGTTCCAACAAAAAGTAAAGCTAATAAACCACATAGCGCGCCTTGATTGTGACGTTGTAATTTTAGACCTTGCTGCTGGCTCATCATACAATGTTGTGGATTTTGCATTTATAGCCAATCGCAATCTTCTTGTGACAACTCCGGAGGTCACATCGCTGATGAAAGTTTATACGTTTATAAAGTCAGCAGTTTTCAGATTATTGACGGTAATATTTAGGGATGCAAAGGTGGTTGACCTGCTTGATATTGTGGAGAGAGCAAAAGATGTTTCGGCTAATCCTCATTTAAAGTCAATTGAAAACGTGCTCAATGAGGCTGAAAAGATAAGCCCAGCAGCTGTGGTTTTAGCCCGTAAGAAACTTGGCAGTTTCATTCCTGATATAGTCATAAACCGCGTACAGAGTAAAAATGACGCTCAGGTAGGAACTGTGGTTGCAAAACTTCTTAAAGACTATGTTGGAATTGAGAGCAATGTTTTAGCATACATACCTGAGGATGAGGCCGTAAAAAAAGCAATACTGACACTTAAACCTGTTATGGCAGCAAGCCCTCAGTCGGAGTTCTCAAAATCTATCCTTAAAATCGCTGCGGCTTTAACCACATAA
- a CDS encoding GGDEF domain-containing protein produces MDNNVLRIIVQDISVGVVVLDQAYTVVVWNKFMEKHSRLSSEEIIGRNIFDAFPYLPKEWLDLKLRSVFLLKNFSFTSWRQRPYLFKFTQTHPITGSAEFMFQDCVFLPVLDASCEKDYATIVIQDMTNVALYEKQLEELKEINSTLEQLSQYDVLTSAFNRRYMEKQLEQEFNKSKRYGNMFTVAMLDIDFFKKVNDNYGHQAGDEVLRQVTKIVTAELRLSDVLARYGGEEFLIVLTETDLQTAGLVCDRIRQKVEASSVVFNENTIKVTISLGLSCYKDSLGDYLQLVNEADIALYRSKKEGRNRLTIFTGE; encoded by the coding sequence ATGGACAATAATGTTTTACGAATCATTGTGCAGGATATCAGTGTTGGGGTTGTTGTGCTTGATCAGGCATACACGGTAGTTGTCTGGAATAAGTTTATGGAAAAACACAGCAGGCTGAGTTCTGAGGAGATAATAGGACGTAACATATTTGATGCTTTTCCGTATTTGCCTAAGGAGTGGCTGGATTTAAAATTAAGAAGTGTTTTTCTGCTAAAGAATTTCTCCTTCACATCCTGGCGGCAGCGGCCATACTTGTTTAAGTTTACTCAAACCCACCCTATTACCGGTTCTGCAGAGTTTATGTTTCAGGACTGTGTGTTTTTACCTGTGCTGGACGCATCCTGTGAAAAAGACTATGCGACCATCGTAATTCAGGACATGACCAACGTTGCTCTTTATGAAAAACAGCTTGAGGAATTAAAAGAGATAAATTCCACTCTCGAGCAGTTAAGTCAATATGATGTGCTTACCTCAGCGTTTAACCGCAGGTATATGGAAAAACAATTGGAGCAGGAATTCAATAAGTCTAAAAGATACGGAAATATGTTTACCGTGGCAATGCTTGACATAGATTTCTTCAAAAAAGTAAACGATAACTATGGACATCAGGCTGGTGATGAAGTGCTGCGGCAGGTAACAAAAATCGTCACTGCTGAGCTGCGGTTGTCAGACGTACTGGCAAGGTACGGAGGGGAGGAGTTCCTGATAGTATTAACTGAAACAGATCTGCAAACAGCCGGTCTGGTTTGCGACAGAATAAGGCAGAAGGTGGAGGCAAGTTCGGTGGTGTTTAACGAAAACACTATAAAAGTTACTATAAGTCTTGGACTATCCTGCTACAAAGACTCGTTGGGTGATTACTTACAATTGGTTAACGAGGCCGACATTGCCCTTTACAGGTCAAAAAAAGAGGGTCGCAACAGACTTACCATATTTACCGGAGAGTAA
- a CDS encoding NACHT domain-containing protein, whose product MTRKIWFFDELWNVFIKNLKLELSINAIATITSVSLSYGVFKASVELVLLWSKNTALANHYPYLSKYAATEQLMFILILISLFILLTVIAFIRGDTTTMRKHPRPIEKKIPVIEFKQKLLSFCKTLKNNLIKIDEETNWSMEVFTPLDAEVEIRETKRSTRKITDLLNAIKRDKKSRTFLVLGDPGSGKSVALRKLSIDLIDEVAETDRIPIYVNLREWTVEKAWSDYNPPTVSDLHNFIIEHIKSSGNVFSSDFVDYYFDKLFEGGYLFFILDSFDEIPQVLDVNESSWLIDKLSEVIYDFLHSGIYTRGILSSRFYRRPAEKYQAETILEIRPFTEVKIIENMKKSLYFDKKLIDKLFKERRELIPVARNPFTAALILNYAKDHNNDLPANQADLYSTYINKRLMLKSCQERITKKKLSIEQIIKCASEISLLMFEVPTYGLEAPMEKLKESLQSYPVGEILDVLTFGRLGRVGQGNDRNFSFAHRRFNEYFLISNFLDNPSHVPEDAIPTDSRWRDALALYCEVGDEKEVQKIADFCWLEIKTVIENKIKRNQPQYMRAIHCLRFLNDAFHVRKHLVSSFRGRLSDFILLQLSTHTDLLSKKLAVELAGLLDDTEIDAIVIRAFEVENRWISETALRACRHLPNLSKNLENRLLDYIKNFSFQDLIPLKKELLFSLSLSVGFAKIKKLFVLRIAEYYAGIGIIILLAAGYFPLSLMIIAIALVAVFVITLYRIIKSSQLTFHENFREAFGLLSICTSIQLLLSHIFGKYGTKNLISEKLNDYFSTIHFAGLIEPAGIFNKISLLNNINFTVLSFVLSYIIIRPIYFWKLIKEIPRISSIILYTVGLTVLYVYFTRLNLFIPYDTGVYYRITSITIIAILSIFFMFRLNIIELIKDSLILRKSMFHNNIAREEIAVYLKRLKTTIGRAQFVKTLKNRNIEFTGVWPDGIMPDKNDEASILLAQLEEKQLKLDR is encoded by the coding sequence ATGACAAGAAAGATATGGTTTTTTGATGAACTGTGGAATGTTTTTATCAAAAATCTTAAGCTAGAATTATCCATAAACGCAATTGCAACGATCACGTCTGTTTCTCTTTCGTACGGTGTGTTTAAGGCATCTGTCGAATTAGTGCTATTGTGGTCAAAAAACACAGCACTGGCAAATCACTACCCATATCTGAGTAAATATGCAGCGACAGAGCAGTTAATGTTTATTCTCATTTTAATCTCACTTTTTATCTTGTTGACGGTAATTGCCTTTATAAGAGGCGATACGACAACTATGAGAAAACATCCCAGGCCGATAGAAAAAAAAATACCCGTTATTGAATTTAAACAAAAATTACTGTCTTTTTGCAAAACTTTGAAAAATAACCTAATTAAAATTGATGAAGAGACCAATTGGAGTATGGAGGTTTTCACTCCGCTTGATGCTGAGGTGGAAATAAGAGAGACAAAGAGAAGCACCAGAAAAATAACCGATCTTTTAAATGCCATTAAGCGGGACAAGAAAAGCAGGACATTTTTAGTTCTTGGCGATCCGGGTTCAGGTAAAAGCGTAGCATTGAGAAAACTAAGCATAGATCTCATTGATGAGGTGGCAGAGACTGACCGCATTCCGATATACGTAAACCTCAGGGAGTGGACTGTAGAGAAGGCGTGGAGCGATTATAACCCCCCTACCGTATCTGATCTGCACAATTTCATCATTGAACACATCAAAAGCAGCGGCAATGTATTTTCCAGCGATTTTGTAGATTACTACTTTGATAAATTGTTTGAAGGCGGCTATCTTTTTTTTATTTTAGATTCATTTGACGAAATCCCACAGGTTCTTGATGTTAATGAGTCGTCGTGGCTTATAGATAAACTATCCGAGGTAATTTATGATTTTCTTCACAGCGGTATTTACACACGGGGAATTCTGTCTTCAAGATTTTATAGAAGGCCGGCAGAGAAGTATCAAGCAGAGACAATACTTGAGATCAGACCTTTTACAGAAGTTAAAATCATTGAAAACATGAAAAAGAGTCTTTATTTCGATAAAAAGTTGATTGATAAATTATTTAAAGAAAGAAGAGAACTGATACCGGTAGCCAGAAACCCGTTTACAGCCGCCCTGATCTTAAATTATGCAAAAGACCACAATAACGATCTACCAGCTAATCAAGCGGATCTCTACTCAACGTATATAAATAAACGGCTTATGCTTAAATCTTGTCAGGAAAGAATAACAAAGAAAAAACTTTCAATTGAGCAAATTATAAAATGTGCATCAGAGATTTCGCTCCTGATGTTTGAAGTACCAACGTATGGCCTTGAAGCACCAATGGAAAAGCTTAAAGAATCTCTGCAGAGCTATCCGGTTGGAGAAATACTGGACGTGTTAACCTTTGGACGGTTGGGACGGGTTGGACAGGGAAATGACAGAAACTTTAGCTTTGCCCATAGAAGATTTAATGAATATTTCTTAATAAGCAATTTCTTAGATAATCCCAGCCATGTGCCGGAGGATGCAATTCCCACAGATTCCAGATGGCGTGATGCGCTTGCTCTTTATTGTGAAGTTGGTGATGAAAAAGAAGTTCAAAAAATAGCGGATTTCTGTTGGTTAGAGATAAAGACGGTTATAGAAAATAAAATAAAGAGAAATCAACCGCAGTATATGCGGGCAATACACTGCCTTCGGTTTTTAAATGATGCTTTCCATGTACGGAAACACCTAGTGTCGTCTTTCAGAGGCAGACTTTCAGATTTTATTTTGTTACAACTGTCAACACACACAGACCTTCTGTCAAAAAAATTAGCCGTTGAATTAGCAGGACTTCTTGATGACACTGAAATTGATGCAATTGTTATAAGAGCCTTTGAGGTTGAAAACAGGTGGATTAGTGAAACTGCGCTCAGAGCTTGCAGACACCTACCGAATTTAAGCAAAAACCTGGAAAACAGATTATTGGATTATATTAAAAATTTTAGTTTTCAAGATCTTATACCATTAAAAAAAGAACTCCTTTTTTCGCTAAGCCTTTCTGTGGGCTTTGCAAAAATCAAAAAACTTTTTGTACTAAGAATTGCTGAATACTACGCAGGTATTGGTATTATTATTTTGTTAGCAGCCGGTTATTTCCCGTTGTCGCTGATGATAATTGCAATTGCTTTAGTTGCGGTTTTTGTGATTACTCTATATAGGATTATAAAATCCTCTCAATTAACGTTCCATGAAAATTTTAGAGAAGCTTTTGGCCTTCTTTCAATCTGTACATCTATTCAGTTGCTGCTATCTCATATTTTTGGGAAATATGGCACAAAGAACTTAATTTCCGAAAAACTTAACGATTATTTCAGCACCATACATTTTGCCGGTTTGATAGAGCCTGCTGGTATCTTTAATAAAATATCATTGCTAAATAATATCAATTTTACTGTTCTAAGTTTTGTCCTTTCATATATAATTATCAGGCCAATATATTTTTGGAAACTGATAAAGGAAATTCCCAGGATTAGTTCAATAATTCTTTATACTGTTGGTTTAACAGTATTGTATGTATATTTTACGAGATTGAATCTGTTTATCCCGTACGACACAGGCGTATATTACAGAATAACATCAATAACAATTATTGCAATATTATCTATATTTTTTATGTTCAGACTCAATATAATAGAACTAATCAAGGATAGTTTAATATTAAGAAAGTCTATGTTTCATAACAATATTGCAAGAGAGGAGATTGCCGTATATCTTAAGAGGCTTAAGACAACAATAGGCAGAGCACAATTCGTAAAAACACTGAAAAACAGAAATATCGAATTTACCGGTGTTTGGCCTGATGGCATAATGCCCGATAAAAATGACGAGGCAAGTATTCTTTTGGCCCAACTTGAGGAAAAGCAACTTAAACTGGACAGATAG
- a CDS encoding response regulator — MINKKKKVLCVDDEVMNLQLLEAILKPAGYETILSASGIDALNIIQKERIDIVLLDVMMPGMDGYEVCKTLKNSVNRYIPVIMITSLTQKDERIKGIEAGAEEFLTKPFNFAEVLARVKMLLKMKDLNDRLDSAYNNIVNMTLYGESSIQIFNPLVFDLQGSIDNMAARAIRQKHEKDERPEIFVVGIFNEKEHKWTWTIYRFMENGTKKEYVGNALEHFIIIPGKGQSGTMYLNSVDFEKSGMSTFLSEINKYNPVIDNMVSYTSSMLCVFAFNYGYEVSAYDASVLNNFVVQSLFFKQLSSQIKETEDAFDYLVYALARASEANDEDTGNHILRVGSYCGVISKQMGLDDKFTRAIKLQATLHDVGKIHTPAAILKKPGTLTPEEWKEMQKHTIYGAKIIGDHFRLTIAANITITHHERWDGSGYPYGLKGEQIPLEGRIISIADIYDALRNPRVYKPAFDSDTTNRIITEGDGRVMPGHFDPKVLDAFKHSTSMFEQIYEELK, encoded by the coding sequence ATGATAAATAAAAAAAAGAAAGTACTATGCGTAGATGACGAGGTTATGAATCTGCAGTTGCTGGAGGCGATTCTAAAGCCTGCCGGGTACGAGACTATTCTTTCCGCAAGCGGCATAGATGCGCTTAATATAATACAAAAAGAACGGATAGACATTGTACTTTTAGACGTCATGATGCCTGGGATGGATGGTTATGAGGTATGTAAGACACTTAAAAACAGCGTAAACAGATACATCCCAGTTATAATGATAACCTCCCTGACCCAGAAAGACGAACGAATAAAAGGAATAGAGGCCGGGGCAGAAGAGTTCCTGACAAAACCGTTTAATTTTGCAGAGGTGCTTGCCAGGGTCAAGATGCTACTTAAGATGAAAGACCTTAACGACAGGCTTGACTCGGCTTACAATAATATCGTAAATATGACACTCTACGGTGAATCCTCAATCCAGATTTTCAATCCCCTGGTCTTTGACCTGCAAGGCTCTATAGACAACATGGCGGCACGTGCTATAAGACAGAAGCACGAGAAGGATGAACGTCCGGAGATATTCGTAGTCGGTATTTTTAACGAAAAGGAACATAAATGGACATGGACTATATACAGATTTATGGAAAATGGAACAAAAAAAGAATATGTTGGAAATGCCCTTGAACATTTTATAATTATTCCCGGAAAAGGGCAATCCGGTACGATGTATTTAAATTCAGTTGACTTTGAAAAATCCGGCATGTCCACATTTTTAAGCGAGATAAATAAATATAATCCCGTAATTGATAACATGGTTTCATATACCAGCAGTATGCTTTGCGTTTTTGCCTTCAACTATGGTTATGAAGTCTCCGCATACGATGCCTCGGTACTGAATAACTTCGTTGTGCAAAGCCTGTTCTTTAAACAATTATCCTCGCAGATTAAAGAAACTGAGGACGCCTTCGATTACCTGGTGTACGCACTGGCAAGGGCCTCCGAGGCAAACGACGAGGACACGGGTAATCATATCCTGAGGGTGGGCAGTTATTGCGGTGTCATTTCAAAACAAATGGGGCTTGACGATAAATTTACACGGGCGATTAAACTCCAGGCAACGCTCCACGACGTGGGTAAAATACACACCCCTGCGGCAATCCTCAAAAAACCGGGCACACTTACCCCTGAGGAATGGAAGGAGATGCAAAAACATACCATTTATGGCGCTAAGATTATAGGAGACCACTTCAGGCTTACAATAGCAGCCAACATAACCATAACACACCATGAGCGATGGGACGGCAGCGGTTATCCTTACGGGCTGAAAGGAGAGCAGATCCCATTAGAAGGAAGAATCATAAGCATAGCAGACATCTATGACGCCCTGAGAAATCCGCGCGTTTACAAACCGGCTTTCGACAGCGACACTACCAACAGGATAATTACAGAGGGTGACGGACGGGTGATGCCAGGTCATTTCGATCCCAAAGTATTGGATGCCTTTAAACACAGCACCTCGATGTTCGAGCAGATTTATGAGGAATTAAAGTGA
- a CDS encoding HAMP domain-containing protein, protein MKKNKYISLNIKLVVFILVVIIILSLSFLYDFKTISYINGESERVHIASELRWKALELMWSIMESSESRDLLLGEYTEKNIENYLKRLDKIIHAIKEGDDTMGLPPLKNKDTLLLYEDVFVKWEAMKSVIHKMVGSSATIAIKTIKQNDGTMRDFVQTLDKFVNHIQMDYRNRLKHLYIVKYNMLAFFLLMTFLSFIVMRTIVLRPVLKLIEGVRRVSEGNFDTEIVLKNNDEIGELGIHFNNMAAALKVSFTELENFASNLEQKVKERTYELEYAKIQAEQANKIKSSFLANMSHELRTPLNSIIGFSQVLIDGLYGALNDNQRLYTENILKSGDHLLKLINEILDLAKVESGKVELEKNLCRVRDIIEMSVIMLKEKALKQSIRLTTEIAPDADMEILADDGRLKQVLFNLLSNAVKFTPAGGSVKITAIVKSPPGSGNFIEISVNDTGIGIKEEDLTKLFTEFTQLDSSYKKRYEGSGLGLAFSKKLVELHGGTIGVESVFGKGSRFYFTIPAVTMYNTKSESQ, encoded by the coding sequence ATGAAAAAAAATAAATACATATCGTTAAATATCAAACTTGTGGTTTTCATTTTGGTAGTAATAATAATTTTGAGCCTGAGTTTTCTCTATGATTTTAAGACTATCAGTTATATAAACGGCGAATCCGAAAGAGTGCATATAGCCAGTGAACTGAGATGGAAGGCGCTGGAATTAATGTGGTCTATAATGGAAAGCAGCGAGTCGAGAGACCTTCTTTTGGGCGAATATACCGAGAAAAACATAGAAAACTACTTAAAACGGCTGGATAAGATAATTCACGCCATAAAAGAAGGAGACGACACTATGGGACTGCCGCCTCTTAAAAATAAGGATACCCTGCTTCTTTACGAGGATGTCTTTGTCAAATGGGAGGCTATGAAATCTGTCATCCATAAAATGGTCGGCTCCTCCGCAACAATAGCAATAAAAACAATAAAACAAAATGACGGCACCATGCGGGATTTCGTTCAAACTCTGGATAAATTCGTTAATCACATCCAAATGGATTATAGAAACAGGTTGAAGCATCTATATATAGTCAAGTATAACATGCTTGCGTTTTTTCTTCTTATGACATTTCTGTCATTTATTGTTATGAGAACAATTGTACTACGTCCCGTCTTAAAGTTGATAGAGGGAGTCAGGCGGGTATCAGAAGGTAATTTCGATACTGAAATCGTATTAAAAAATAACGACGAAATAGGGGAACTTGGCATACATTTTAATAATATGGCAGCTGCTCTAAAGGTGTCATTTACTGAACTGGAAAACTTTGCCTCCAATCTTGAGCAAAAGGTCAAAGAACGGACTTACGAACTTGAATACGCTAAAATACAGGCAGAACAGGCCAATAAGATTAAGTCCAGTTTTCTTGCCAATATGAGCCATGAACTGCGCACGCCACTTAACTCCATTATTGGTTTTTCACAGGTGCTTATCGACGGATTGTACGGAGCTCTTAATGACAATCAGAGGCTGTATACTGAAAATATTTTAAAAAGCGGCGACCATCTGTTGAAACTTATTAATGAGATACTGGATTTGGCTAAAGTCGAATCAGGCAAGGTCGAACTCGAAAAGAACCTTTGCCGGGTCAGGGATATAATAGAAATGTCTGTGATAATGTTAAAAGAAAAGGCATTAAAGCAAAGCATACGCTTAACCACGGAAATAGCTCCCGATGCGGATATGGAAATATTAGCAGATGATGGAAGGCTAAAACAAGTACTTTTCAATCTGCTCAGCAATGCCGTTAAGTTTACCCCGGCAGGGGGCAGCGTTAAAATAACCGCTATAGTTAAATCTCCGCCGGGTTCCGGTAATTTCATAGAGATATCCGTAAATGATACAGGCATAGGCATTAAAGAAGAGGATTTAACAAAACTATTTACCGAATTTACCCAGTTAGACTCCTCGTATAAGAAGAGATACGAGGGATCCGGACTTGGTCTGGCTTTTTCAAAAAAACTGGTAGAGCTTCATGGTGGAACTATCGGAGTGGAAAGCGTGTTTGGTAAGGGTAGCAGGTTTTATTTTACTATACCCGCTGTAACGATGTATAATACTAAAAGCGAATCCCAATGA
- a CDS encoding phosphate propanoyltransferase, with product MAKQYIKSYFSLFGSTNIEETVLNGFSDVQGEGVIRAIEELLPEEGKPEPWKNPFPINVSAHHVHLSREDFHVLFNGKEDLTPKVMLSQPGQFAANECVNLIGPKGVVERVRILGPFRSHSQVEISRTEEFKLGVNAPVRDSGNIEGTPGIVLQGDSGELKLNKGVICARRHIHMSPQQATTYNVTDTDVVMVKVKTGRELIFGNVVVRVHRDFNLDMHIDTDEANAAEIESGAIGFLEDITERNALRAVQN from the coding sequence ATGGCAAAGCAGTACATAAAATCGTATTTCAGCCTGTTTGGCAGCACAAACATAGAGGAGACCGTGCTTAACGGTTTTAGCGATGTACAGGGTGAAGGAGTTATCAGGGCAATAGAAGAGCTGCTCCCTGAGGAGGGCAAACCTGAGCCATGGAAAAATCCTTTCCCAATAAACGTATCAGCGCACCATGTGCATTTAAGCAGGGAGGACTTTCACGTGTTATTTAACGGCAAAGAGGATCTTACCCCAAAGGTTATGCTTAGCCAGCCCGGGCAATTTGCCGCTAACGAGTGTGTCAATCTGATAGGGCCTAAGGGGGTTGTTGAGAGAGTGCGAATTCTCGGGCCCTTCAGAAGCCACTCGCAAGTAGAGATTTCAAGAACCGAGGAGTTTAAACTTGGCGTGAACGCGCCTGTCAGAGACTCAGGCAATATTGAGGGAACTCCTGGGATAGTGCTTCAGGGCGACAGTGGTGAGCTTAAACTAAATAAGGGTGTAATTTGCGCCAGACGCCATATCCATATGTCCCCTCAACAGGCAACCACCTACAACGTTACAGACACAGACGTTGTAATGGTAAAGGTAAAGACCGGGCGTGAGCTGATTTTTGGAAACGTGGTGGTCAGAGTGCACAGGGATTTTAATCTTGATATGCACATTGATACAGACGAGGCAAATGCTGCAGAAATAGAAAGCGGCGCCATTGGTTTTCTTGAGGATATTACAGAGCGAAACGCTCTCAGAGCTGTACAGAACTGA
- a CDS encoding response regulator, with translation MSIIVVDDSRSARRVLCRELQELFPIEDITIDEAVNGLEALQCARSGKYDLMFLDLTMPVMDGFDVLRTIKAEGIKIKVIVLSADIQPKAQTLVRELGALEFMCKPLDCDAVLEVLRKNNFI, from the coding sequence ATGTCTATAATTGTTGTGGATGATTCAAGAAGTGCAAGGAGAGTTCTGTGCAGAGAACTACAGGAATTGTTTCCCATAGAGGATATTACAATTGATGAGGCAGTAAACGGTTTAGAAGCACTTCAGTGTGCCCGCAGCGGTAAGTATGATCTTATGTTTTTGGATTTGACTATGCCTGTGATGGATGGGTTTGATGTATTAAGAACGATAAAAGCAGAAGGGATAAAGATAAAAGTCATCGTGCTCTCTGCTGATATTCAACCAAAGGCTCAAACGCTGGTCAGGGAACTGGGTGCTTTAGAGTTTATGTGCAAGCCACTTGATTGTGATGCCGTTTTAGAGGTCCTCCGTAAGAACAATTTTATATGA
- a CDS encoding response regulator, which produces MGAKIIVIEDNETNMLLLKSVLTYYGYEVIEAVDGYEGVRMAKEIVPDLILMDIQMPVLDGMDALKMLKDDIITKNIKIIAVTSNAMKGDKENLLSLGFDGYVPKPIDTRQLPSIIEEFISKK; this is translated from the coding sequence ATGGGGGCAAAGATTATCGTAATCGAGGACAACGAGACTAATATGTTGCTTCTTAAGTCCGTCCTGACTTATTATGGTTACGAGGTAATAGAGGCTGTGGATGGTTACGAGGGCGTGAGAATGGCTAAGGAAATAGTGCCGGATCTGATTCTTATGGACATACAGATGCCGGTTCTGGATGGCATGGATGCATTAAAAATGTTGAAAGACGACATTATTACGAAAAACATTAAGATAATAGCGGTGACCTCAAATGCAATGAAAGGAGACAAGGAAAATTTACTTAGTTTAGGGTTCGACGGCTATGTGCCAAAGCCCATAGATACCAGACAGCTGCCCAGTATTATAGAAGAGTTTATAAGTAAAAAATGA